The Brassica napus cultivar Da-Ae chromosome C7, Da-Ae, whole genome shotgun sequence genome has a segment encoding these proteins:
- the LOC125590015 gene encoding DNA repair RAD52-like protein 2, chloroplastic — protein MLSFYAPGWCGEVRDVIFSENNVTVVYRLTIRGSDGEAHRESTGTVTITDDVIEDPVAAAEEIAFCRACARFGLGLYLYHEE, from the exons ATGCTCAGCTTCTACGCACCTG GTTGGTGTGGAGAGGTTCGTGACGTCATTTTCTCAGAGAATAATGTCACTGTTGTTTATCGTCTTACCATTCGTGGCTCTGATGGTGAG GCACACCGAGAATCCACTGGCACAGTAACGATCACTGACGATGTGATCGAGGATCCAGTTGCTGCAGCTGAGGAAATAGCATTTTGCAGAGCATGTGCTCGATTTGGTCTCGGCTTGTATCTCTATCACGAAGAGTAG